DNA from Megalops cyprinoides isolate fMegCyp1 chromosome 14, fMegCyp1.pri, whole genome shotgun sequence:
ATTGTGTAGGTTTAGGGAGTTTAGCCTATACATATCCCACACAGAAAGGTGCAAAAACCCACAGGCCCAACCATTTCTTAGTGTGTCACTGTCAAGACGGGTTACATTCTTCTCTCCTGTTGTAGGCTGTGAATATAAAATGGATCATCTTGGCTGAGTCTGGTTGCTGGTCTTTAGTCTGTTGTACCTGAAAGATGTCTCTTACCCCACCCCAAACGGCGGTGTGCTTACCGATGAAAACATTACTAAAGAAAATGGTAATATAATTTATACAAGATAACGGTTTAATAAAACCAATAAGCCGGACAGGAAAGTGACGtgaaacaaaaatctgaatACGTCAAGGCAGTGGGGAATTTTTTCTAGAACTCATCTTGCCGAATTTTTACCATCGTTAACTAACTATAGCTTGTTTCTCATTATACTGTTGCACCCTGGTGCACCTGAAGGCACCGTAAGGACTTCGCATTGTTTGGCTTGCCTGTGGACTGCCTAGCAACGAAAAGacgctagctagttagccaacatCAATCAGCCCGCCTGTCTTACACAATCGCCAGCTGCAAAATAATTTATCGATATACTCGAACCGAAATGAGAATTTACTGGTTAACTGCCGAAGACAGCGACCCAAAAACAATCCTCACAATGCAAACTTAGACCAGTTTCAcccagccagttagctagcACCAGTCATCTTAGCTAAGCAGCCACTCTCCCGCAGTGAAGCTCATTGCAGATCATTTGTGAACTCCCTGAAACTTGCGGTGCTGGAGATCTACAAGACCTACCGAGCTAGCTACCAACACtttacagacacatttttctcaCCTCACTGAATATGTCGTGCAGGTATCGGAACGGTGGTCTACTGAGCAGTTTCTCTGTGAGTGGAGGCTTTTTGATCACTTTACCCAGCGTTTCTTGGGTCTTTCTCGCCACTGACCCGTTCATGGCAGATGTTTCGAGAAAAATATCCTAAATAGTTACTTCCCTTTTTAATAAGTCTAAAACGATTTAACGTTAGACTAACCGCCCCTCACTTAAATTTCGGAATCACAACGATTTTCACTCCCATAATGCATCCTTCTCCTCGGCCGCGCGTGCGCGGAAACCTCATAGTTGTCAGGCACGGCTGCTGCCCATAGCAACAGGTAACAACGTAGACCGACTAACTGTAGGCAAGAATATCTGAAGAAATAGCTTTGTTCCGCTAACTGATCGTACCGTTCGTTAATATGGAGTCGTGTCGTGGTttatcatatttgtttttgtgaatcaAAATAACATTAACTTCTGAAATTTGTAGTTAGTAGTACATtggaataaaactaaaatatataaacaagGGATAAACAGATAACTGATTTATGATAGCAGACCTGTATcttcacattactgtcatttagcaagcactctcatccagagttGAGTGACAatggttacagttttacacatgtatacaactggatatttactaaggcaatgctgggttaagaaccaagggtacaacagcagtgtcctggcCAGAAATCGaatcggcaaccttttggttacaagccccttaccactatgctacactatgctGCCCTCACCTTGCAACCTACTGGTGGCAGAAGCTGGTCAGCATTTGGATGGGAGACCTTCTGGTTGGTGAGCCAGAACGGGTCAGTTTTCCCTCTGGACCCAACATGATACCAAAGCCTCAGTGCATTGATGGGGACAGTGTGCTGTACGAGACCCCATCTTTCATATGAGACATTAAAAAGAGCTTCTGGCTTTCTGTTGTCATTAAAAAAGGTCATCTAACATTCCCCCAATTTAGTTTGTGAAATAGCTCCTTCTCTACCAGGCCTCAGCTGATGCGTGGCGGGTGCTTCTGTGCTAAACGGCTGCTGGACATCACCTAGGTGGGCACGACAAATGGTGTAAACTGCTTCAAGAACcttgaaaggtgctatataaatataatccTTCGACATAATCTCATTATTCGCATGCATTCATTACCAGCACTAGTAATGTCTTTTATTGTGTATAGATATCCTCTTTGTTAATATACATACCTATTTGGCAGAGCAAAGTAGTTGCTCAGAACTTGGATGTCCACCTCTCTGAGACCTCTCTGTCATTCATACAAAATGTGACTTtagttcaaataaaaaacaatgacacacaaaaataacacaataataacTATGGTTAAACAAATTTTAGTCAACTGCCATTTTCAAGTATACGTGATAGTTAATGCGAAGAAGATTGACGTGATCAATGAGAAGGTAACATATTTTCATTGGTGTTTTGCATATTGAAAGCAAGCAGGAAGGGTGGAAACACTTTCTCAGGATGACCACACCCACCACATAACTGAAACCAGAGACGTTGGAGtactattctctctctctccctctctccctctctctctctctctctctctctctctctctttctgtgtgtgtttgtggtgtgtgtgtgtgcacctgagtgaatgtgtgcatgtgcaagtaTGTgagcatgcatatgtgtgcttACATGctaatgtctgtttgtgtatgtatttatttatatgtgaatTTATGTTGCTCTGTGTTATTCTGTATTCGAATGATCCATGTTCTACTCCAGTGCTGCGATAAGAACTTCTTGGTTtcctctgtgtgacacagtCACACCTGTCTAGTGAGTTCTGTATAAAAAGGAGAGCAGAGATGCAGCctgtcacagagcagtgtgggagTACTTTCACACATAGCTCAGGACACACTCTTCTGAAACAGGTAAGAAGTTGAGTACTTTATTTAGAGAGATGATTAATAAAGTAATGGAAGTTGATAGTTGTAATTTAATCACTGAAATCAACTCTTACTGCTAGAACTGCCATTCCttcaaagcattcattttataaactcgttttgatttctttttctactGATTGATCTACCAgttaatttcacttttaatgaTAAAGCATGTGTTTTATACTCACAAGGTCTTTCATGGGCTTTAAGATGATGTGCAATTATCATATTATAATAAACAATTTCTTATCATGCAAtctaaaattattcaaaatgagcCATGAAACTTTCTTGCTAACACTTGTTTTAATGAGAAAGACTAGCCCCCCAGGTCATATTTAGTTGTTTTGTGTACTCTATGTGTGCAAGAGCATGCAATTAGAAATTAGCGCTGGTATAGAAAGATCAAATAAGTTCTAAAAGTTATACTTCAATCAATTGATTCTGATTTTTGATATTTCAGTTGAcaacatatacatattaatgTCCTGCATACATGCTTCCAATAGTACAcctacaatgcaaaaaaacttggcaaaaaaatcaatgtgtaaataaaataaaaggaaagtGAAGAATATGGGTGACCCACCTACACAATTTATACAGGAATGCACACAGAACTATAGTATTAACAGTAATGTTGTAGGTTCAGTTCTATTTGCCTTGTTTATTAATACCTATACTTAAGTTGATTAGTTTTCTGTTGCTATGCTCTGTTAGTTCAGTataacatgcaaatgcattaatttaatttgaaagtaTTTAAATGAGGTTGTGACCTTATAAACATTAGTGCTCTGCCCTGACTTACCTTGTGATTGACTGTCAAATCTCACAATTGCCAATTCCAGCAATGTTGGTTATCCTGTTGAAACAGGACTGACCCGTTGCGTGACAGAACATTAAAGATAGCTCAGAATACCTCATGTTGACCCTCCCTTTACACTGCAGAGCTGTCGGTTTCTCAGATGGGGATCCCCGTAGAGCTTGTTTGACTGGTTGGCTTTATGGTTTTACAGCTTTAATAATGAAAGGCACTTCATATTATGTGTTTTGCAAAGTCACAAATTAATTTACATGAAAGGGTACTTGGAACTGTTTCCTGAAAAGGAATCTGTAGTTTTCCTTACAATttccatttcataaaataatttcttaGAATCTGAAATGAAGTCAATGGTAGTTTGAAAATGAGGGCCAGGAGGACTGGTTTGTTGGATGAAGCACACACCCATTCAATGACCTTTACAAGGCAGGTTAATACATGCTTTCTGTGTCCTGTTGAATACTTTtccttggttttgttttctcatagaATTGTAATATGTGCCTTATAAAGAAGTGATGTAGGGTGAATTATTGAATTGGAATGTAGTCTTGCTGTTTCCATTCTTACAGGAATTTCTCAAAGCCTTGAGAGTTCTGACACTGTCATGgcataaaaattatatatttcatCACAGCTGGACCTCTGTTTCCTCACGGTCGATGATGCACTGCCAGATCTTTTTGTGTGCCCTGCTCTTTTTGGCTGGTTTAGACAACTCCTTTCAGAGGAAATCTAAAAAACCTCCTCAGACTCTTTCTAGAGGTAGGTTTGGCCTCATgttttgtattctgtattttcaaTGGTTATTTGAAACTTGAAAAGTATCGGCTTTCCCAGAATCATTTTTGTAATGACTTTCCCATAATTACACGCATGGTACCAAATATGCAAATTGCATTCCATGCATTTTCATACCTATGTTGAatgatactgtatatgtatgtgtgtgtgtgtgtgtgtgtgtggggggggggggggggggtatttctgtgatttctgtgtCACTTTCCGTGTGAGCTATTTACAGAATTTGAATGGAACATTCACACTAACGTATTTTGTTGCAGGATGGGGTGATGAAATTACCTGGGTACAAACCTATGAAGAAGGGTTGACGAAAATGAAAGAAAGGTAGGTGAGGTTTTTCTTCTACAAGAAGCCAAACAATGGTACAACAGAGCAAATatccactttcttttttttctcagccagAAGCCCCTCATGGTCATTCATCACCTGGAGGATTGTCCCCACTGTCAAGGTGTCAtttctttatcattttcaaaaacagcctTAAATGAGTGCTGCCCAAGGTCATTCTAAACTACCAGATGTAATGCCTTTGGTGACCCCTTTACAGTCCAACCTAATGCCATGACACAGTAACTCCACACGTCTACTGTAATGCCTTTATATTACAACAATACCTCTTTATGTAGGGTATTAAGGTATAAATGACAGCTTTTTTGTGACTTAGTTACAGATTTGGGATGATAAGGGCTCATAAAGCTTCTAAAAATTATTTCAGGTTATATGATGGGTTCTGCATTGAAGACACTGTTACACATGTACTTGAACAAAATGCGGGATTTTGACAGGTTAATTAAAACTCTCTCATGTCACTACTCAGCTCTTAAAAAGGTGTTTGCTGCTAatgaaaacatccaaaaaatGGCCCAGGAGGATTTCATCATGCTGAACCTGCTGGTACAATGCACATCTTTGTAATGTTATAAAAATACTCTGGGACAATGTACATTTAATGTATCAACAAATGgatttgtgcatgtgtctaATAATGTGTGCAATGAAATGTGCTTGAATTCAGCTCACTGTCATTGCAATGGTGTAACATATCTCACCACAGTAATTCATTGTTGTTTCATGTTACATCGTCATGTTCAGCATGAAACAGTGGACAAGAACCTGTCCCCAGATGGCCTCTATGTGCCCAGAATTCTCTTTGTCGGTGAGTTTCATAGCAATTGTGGAAACACtccagcattttatttatttcaaaggcCGAATGCACATCATCACAGACCGCACGGTCATATTCTTAATCGAGTATgcattgtttgaaatgtaacaATTTGAGAGGCTACATTCATAAAAGGTCATTAAACAGTTTTTCTCAATAAGAATGAGACTaacattcaaacattcagcCATTTTGGCATGCCGCCCTTTTCAGTCAAATGGGGCAATGACAGCCTTTTTATgcttatttctgaaatgttacCACAGGTGTTTAAAATACTTTAGAAACAATGCAATCCACTTCTACTAAaacctttcattcattttgaatctgACCTGCTGCCACAGGTCAGGGTCTTGTTAACAGCCTTACTGAAAATAGAGGCACTGATTGGCAGTTCATGTGCAATTATCTTGTTCATCTGTAGTGTCATTTTCAGAGTGTCAGATTCAGTGTTCCCCTGTCACAGaggaaaataatgattaaaaaggAGTCACTCTACATCATGCGGCTCAGCTGGCAACCAGCTGAACGTTCGTTTTGCTTCTTCCCCAGATCCATCCATGACGGTGCGTGCTGACATCGCCGGCAAGTACAGTAACCATCTGTACACATATGAGCCTGATGACGTTGAAATCTGTGAGTACTCCGCGAGATATGGTGTGCAGGGGTATTCTACAAATCTTGTCACTCACTTCTGAGATTCAGAGTTGCAGGTTGTCATTCGGTTACCAGCAGAAATTATTTTGAAGGTGCAAACCCGGCCGTAAATCAATGGGAGGGTAGAAAAAATCTGCTTTactggagggtttttttttttttttagatctgaCAGCTTTGCACTAAACTACTCCAGGTGTGTCCATCAgtgattgtttgattgtttgagAGTGACAGATGAAAAGCTTCCAGTAATTTTGTGCTCCTTTCCAGTGGAGGAAAACATGAAGAAAGCCAAGGTTCTTCTCCACACAGACCTGTGACCTACAGCGTTCAACATCCCCATTCCTCCACCAGTAATCTGTACAAAAAGTACAGAGACAAAATGAGCATGTGGCCATGGTAATCAACAGCTGTTCCACCAGtccttaaaaataaagaaagaagtCATAATCTTTGTGTCCTTTGCCCTTTTATTAACATTGCCTATAAGGGACTTTAAAAATCAATGGCAGTGGGGAGTAGTGGTTAACTACAAGGTTGCATGTTCTATTCCCTCATGGAGATGCACTCCTGATCACTTGAGTTAGTTACTAACTGAAGTACAAAGGGAATATTCAGTAGGAAGATTTTACTCCCCACACAACTATCCAAACCTAAATAAACTGGTCCCATGCACCACTATTTTacttcctttccatgtcagctgctCACAGCatatccctcctccaccccatctcccccttttccccccaTGTTCATGatcaaatgggggggggggcaacaacCTCGGTCCATGGTGTTATCCCTAGTCAAACGAAAGTATCGAAAGTATCAATCTCAACCTGTGCTGTACTGTGGTTGTATGGGAAGTCATATCTACTgaaacctgaattgcttcagctgATATTCAGTTGCACTGTctgaattaataaaatgtaaactgtcaaCTTATCTTCATGTAAAAACTTCCACTTGGATATTTTTCATATAGTGCGATTTGTAGTGAGTATCTGTTTTATTAGCACTATAATGTCATCACCAAAGCaagtctgtggaaaaaatagtcattacattacatgcatttaacagacactcttatccagagcaacttccatcacaacagaacataagtgtatccattcaatttaaatgagcaacagtgtcagcccgggctaacaacacccccagaccagtgagtatgagcataacactcttcaagccctactacaagttaacttgtgcattatgacaaaagccaagtatactatgatacaacagtttctagaaaacaaattcataatacgtcataatactacacataagattaacatcaaatgcaagaagtagctggtgttggggtggagggggactCCATTCTCTATTGACCAGGCAAAGAAGCAGCTGGTCATGAAGTGCACTGCCCAACTATTAATATGCAACCCAGACATGTTTTATGTTATGCTAATCTACAGGACAAAGCTCCAGAGGACACCTCTGTTCAAATACAATCCATACACCCTGGCCAGTGCTGTTCTGTCCTGCCACAGAAAGTCAATATTTCGTAATATTGTCCAATGTCCACAGAAAGAACATAACAGCtgctcagagacagagcaagagcaGAAGCAGATGACTTAAAAACTGGAGACACATATAGATCACAGACAAGGTGACAGGTAAGCTCTGATAAAAaaattttcttgcttttttctgcTGGATCAGATATTTCCTATAGATTGAGTAAAGAAAGTGGAGTCTTTCATTATAGCTGTGAAATTCtttaagatatatatatatatatactatattcAAAGCCTACTGGCTTGattatatgcaaaaataaaagcgTTTTCTTAACTCCAGATCTTCCATCTTTCCATACCTACCTAAGACTACACAGGAGGAAGGATATTAAATACTGAATCTAACTGGTCTGCCATTTCCATACACTGAAAACCAGAGAGAACACTGCTAAGCGTAAGGGCGCCATAAGCCAGTCAAAGTACTTTCTGTACTGTTTCGAAGGACTTTTATTCATaatgtttgtgatgtcattttcatatttacagaaaattttCCGTGTAACAGTCTTCATTATGTGCCTGGTGCTTATCCTCTGGTCACAATGCcgtgagtctttttttttgctcttgcaTCCAAATGTAATGGTACTTATACAAGGTGAGAGGAACTGCTGCAGTGTTTCCactgagtttttattttttttggaggtCTTTATAGTTTCCTATAAGTCCATTTACATTTTGGCtttcagatgctcttatcctgagcaatattatttaaaaaaaacatatagctggatatttactgagaaaccTCAGGTACcatgtccaagggtacaacagcgaTGGTCCACAtggaaactgaaccagcaacctttgggtcatAAGCACTGCTCCTTATGGCCTACTTCCAGGCTTTTTATACATAGCATATTCAGAACAAGGCCAAGTGGAGGAAACACAGCTCTCTTATATTACCAGCAGGAGACTGTGGAGGTCTGTctttcacacatactgtatatgttctAGTAGTAAAAAGTTTGGAACATATTTCAACCAAATATACAATGACTtcaaacagctgtgaaaatatacaaaaaagtgGTTTAAAAGAGGGGCAGTCCAGCAAATAGAAAGTCTGTTTTATACTTCACATGTGTTTACATCTATGCTACTCACCCCATCGTTAGTCCTTTCCCAGTGTGAACCCTTAAAGAAATGAAACTACAGTGCAAGCTGatgtttttctgtcttcagTACAGGAAATGTTTGGTGGTGTGTTCACTTGTTCACCACAGCAGAATGCAGGGATGTCCAGCTTCCTGGAATTAGTTTAGAGTTAAGCAcaccttccccctccccctgtccaACAAAGTGATGGGAAGACTGCTCACTAAGACTGCTCAGTCTCCATTGACCTGCTCTTCTCCTCAtgacttcttcttcttcttcttattattattattattattattattatcattattattattattatcacattGTAGGACATGGGTGATTCTGTCGTGTTTCAGCACGTGCACAGGAGTGCAACGCATTTCAAGAAAATACTTGCGAGGGGTGCATCTCCTTTAGCCCCGACTGTGCCTGGTGCAAGGACAAGGTGAGCCCTAGACTGCCTCGACTGCGTGCGTTGTGCCCTCCTCTATGTTGCAGTCATTGTGGTGATGTCATCGTGATTGGCAGGACTTTGGCAGGGGGCGGCAGGAGAGGCCTTTTCACTGCAACCTGCGAGCAAGACTGAGGGAGATGGGCTGTGCGGAGGACGACATCGTGGACCCAGTGAGCCTGCTAACCGTCACTGACCCTCTTCCAAGAAAGGGCAGGAGGAGAGCCCTGCTGACTCCACAGAACATGACTGCGGAGCTGAGGCCTGGTAAATGctctccacacatgcacacacagggcacacagaGTTCACATACAGACTACACATAGAACATACACATaccaaagcacacacatactcacatacagagcacacaaatacacacactctctcgtAGACACAGAATATGCACATTCCAaaccccacacactcacacacgcatacaatgaacacacacataccaaagctcacacacactcacgtacagAATGGATACACACAGATAATACACATACCAAAGcccacagactcacacagacttACAGATGTGCTCTctcatacaaacatacatacaccaAACATACACAAAGCACATACACTCATTTtacagaatgcacacacacaaagtgagcatgcatgcagacactgacacactcctctctctctctttctctctttttcacatcctctctctcacacacacacattgatctcatacattaatacataaaacaccctgcacacacacccttctaATGGGCATGTAAATAGACActcaagcactcacacacacacacacacacacacacacacacacacacacacacacgcacacacacacacacacacacacacagtgaacatgcacacatacactgtttctcacacacaagcacacacacaagcacacacactgacgttctctctctgtcaatgGTGTACAGTACCATTCAAAAGTTTGTCcacactttctttttctctatttttaccattttccacattttagaataacagtaaagtcatcaaaactatgaaacctcacaaatggaattatgcagtgaccaaaaaagtgttatacaCAAGaccttatattttagattcttcaaaatagccaaaaactatttttaattaaatttcttcagagagagatacatacataggcatcaatctcacaatttatatttttctaagaaaaaattcaaacatttaaggataagtcttcagatcaatgtatttttgaatgcatgtttcccattatcctaATGAGGTGTCTCCACATTTTTGACCAGTACTCTGTGTGCTCCTGCTGTTCTTTCAGGGAAACCCCTGACATTTGATGTGCAGGTGAAAAGGCCTAAGAAAACCCCAGTGGATGTGTATTACCTGACATCACTCTCCTTCGCTGGGAAGGACAGCTCACACAGTGCAATGCAGCTGGGCGCTCAGGTGATCAGTGCAGTGCAGGAGGTCTGCCCTGAGGCCAAGAGCAGAGGTAAACACATGTCCATTACTTATTCGGAGTGCTTTATTAGAAGCAAAATGGCTGTGATTCCATGTCTAAGTGAGCTGCTTACCAAAAAGCGTCCTATAAATCCAGCATTCCATTTCTTCTGGGTCACGATACTTGTCTCACAACCTGAGAACCAAATCAGCTACTATTCCTTACTACCAGAATTTTCTGTAACTAAggattctttaaaaaattaccTCTCAACAGATTACTCATTACAGATGGATAACATCCGCAGTATTCTCTAGTATATTGCTTTGCTCCAACAGTGCACTCTGAGAGATGGAAGTTCTTGTTTCCTGGTTGCCGGCAGGTTTTGGAATCTTTGGTGACGAACACAGCACTGACTCTGAGATGACCGAGGAGTGTAGAGAGGGTGAACTCGGGTGCAAGAAAGCCTTCAGCTTCTCACACTCGCCCAGCCCGCTTAGCAGCCCAGAGGTCCCCACCAACGCCCCCAAAAATGGCGCCCAGGCACTCCAGGGCCCCTCTGAGGGTGGGCTGCTGGCCCTAAtgcagactgcagtgtgtggggtaaGGGTTGATCATACTGCTGTTAAGTCATGCACTCTATGCAATTCTCCCAGGTTTCATTCCTCTGAATGGCTCTAACACATTCACAGTCCCTCATTATTGATGTAGTGTTGTGGAACTTTTGGTTTCCAATCTGCGGCACGCACAATTGCCTGTTATGGAAAGCTTTATTTGCAGTCTGCAAATCCTGCTGAAGGCCTGAATATAGTTCTCTATAATGCTCAATGAAACTAATAAATTTATGTCAACTGGCAGAAACCATTTACAGTGCATAATAGTCATAAACTCCCAGTAAAATGGATTCATCCCTTTCCCtatctctttcctcctctcctcactatccttcccctctgtctcatCCTCTATAAGGCAATGATTGGTTGGGTCCATGATGCCCGCCTGGTGGTTTATGTATCTGACCACGGGTTCCGTGCTGCAAACAGTGACACCCCACATGCTGACAGCACCAGTGACAGTGGCCGGTGCCACCTGAGAGAGGGCCAAGACACCAGTCGTAAGCTGGTATGTACATACAGGCACAACTCGTGCCACTCATGTGACACTAGTATTTGACACTGAAGTCAATgtattctttctgtttttttcctttgcacaACACAGGACTATCCAACTGTTGCTGAGCTTGCTCAAAAATTAACAGAGAACAACATTCAGATAATCTTTGCTGTCACTGAAGGAGTGGCAGAAAAATACCAGGTAAGAGAACTATTGTAAAGTTGACGGCATGTTTCCTCCTTCTTGCAGTAGCAGAGTGAGATAAAGGCCACTCCTGTACCATTCTGACCTATTTTCTCTCATATGTCAAGTGCATGAGCTGTGTGTTCTGAGCGCGCTCAGTGACcgtctctcccctgctctgtttCAGGAGCTCAGCGACCTGCTCCCCAAGTCCACCGTGGCTGTCTTGCCCTCTGACCTCAGCAATGCCACGGCTGTCATCAAAGAGGCATACAACGTCAGTCCCCCCATGTAGCTAGCTCTCCGTCTGCCGTctgtctctgtgatgtcagtgaggGTGGAGGCCGGGTGTGGTGATGCGTGTGTCTCCACCCCCCCAGAGGCTGTCATTGGCAATGGCAGTGAGTCATACGGGCGTCCCAGGTCTGAACATCTCCTACCTCACCGAATGTGCAGATGGGGAGCAGAGGAGCTCGGTCAGAGGGGCGTGCAGTGACACCGGGGACAACAGACAGGTACACACATGTCCACACAGCACCGAACCTCCGCTTCACACCTCAGGAGTGTGAGGCACAAGGCGCATTATACCACATTactttacgttacattacattcgtgtagcagacactcttatccagagcgacttccagcataacagaacataagtgtatccattcaagttgaatgaccaacagtgtcagaccaagctaagAACGCTCCCAAAccactgagtgtgagcacaacaccactCAAGCCCTGCCAGAAGATAACTTGAGAGAGAAAGTCCAACAGAGCTGGGTGGTACTGTGCATGTGCCAACTTCACAACCATGCCGGCTGTCCAGCATGAACAACCTTGCTGATAGTGATCGCGTCTCCTTTTGATTTTGGTTCCTTCTCCACTGTCAATTGTCCAGACCTCTGTGAAAGTGACCATTTCCTCTAAATACTGCCTGGAGCCCCAGTCTcttcacctgcagctgctgggctcTCCGGACAGGCTCTCGGTGGAGCTCAAATCTCTCTGTCGGTGCGAGTGCGGGGACAGCCCTGATCCTGAATTCTGTAGCTACTCTGGGGAATTCAGCTGTGGCGTCTGCAGGTAAGTGGAACCATTTTTAACTCATTTGAACAAGAGGAGACCGCtagtccggggg
Protein-coding regions in this window:
- the agr1 gene encoding anterior gradient 1, translated to MMHCQIFLCALLFLAGLDNSFQRKSKKPPQTLSRGWGDEITWVQTYEEGLTKMKESQKPLMVIHHLEDCPHCQALKKVFAANENIQKMAQEDFIMLNLLHETVDKNLSPDGLYVPRILFVDPSMTVRADIAGKYSNHLYTYEPDDVEILEENMKKAKVLLHTDL